The following are encoded in a window of Penicillium oxalicum strain HP7-1 chromosome II, whole genome shotgun sequence genomic DNA:
- a CDS encoding Phosphopantothenoylcysteine decarboxylase: MASFRQSASVASSVCTQTANIRLAQSVASVQTCSRFSPLSSFSQLRSSCRSSSSRFPLPTQQSRSFLTQLRREAQALKEQPVSQSAPLPKSGKPLNSTLSLTNLPYFVRRTGSNQLPVYLVTKAGGTKQLTKIQKTEGDLDAFRNDLAISLGIDTRSPDVSINRLTGHIIVKCSVSATVSAVQKSGSRPSKQSETFHRSRINGPCPRVSPARQRHLHKTSGYVKADLSDCGLSEFSGYPGLESTSLARVAAMSQVISTNPAEVVAAAMDDGKKHLLLAASGSVATIKLGHIIKALVKYPNLSIRVILTNSAANFLNGQTQEQPTIESLAALPNVDGVYRDQDELRESWVRGTGILHINLRKWAHILVIAPLSANTLAKIVNGMSDNLLTDTIRAWDTTGQIEGMDKRIVVFPAMNVAMWVHPITTQHIRVLEQDWGVQFDANGQRIGGGWFEVFRPIDKMLACGDLGIGAMREWTEVVSIIEERLALAT, translated from the exons ATGGCGTCTTTCCGACAGTCGGCCTCGGTCGCCTCCTCTGTGTGCACACAGACTGCCAATATCCGCTTGGCTCAATCCGTGGCTTCCGTACAAACATGTAGCCGATTCTCACCATTGTCTTCCT TCTCTCAACTTCGCTCCTCATGTcgctcatcctcttctcgatTCCCTCTCCCTACCCAGCAAAGCCGCAGCTTCCTTACTCAACTACGTCGCGAAGCGCAAGCACTTAAGGAGCAGCCTGTCTCACAATCCGCACCATTGCCCAAGAGTGGCAAGCCGTTAAATTCAACTTTGTCACTTACGAATCTTCCTTACTTCGTTCGACGGACCGGCTCTAACCAGTTACCTGTCTACCTCGTCACAAAAGCTGGCGGCACGAAGCAGCTCACCAAGATTCAGAAAACCGAGGGTGACTTGGATGCGTTCCGGAATGACTTGGCCATTAGTCTCGGCATTGACACTCGGAGCCCCGATGTCTCCATCAACAGACTTACTGGTCACATAATCGTCAAG TGCTCGGTGTCGGCTACTGTGTCTGCGGTGCAAAAGTCCGGTTCCCGTCCAAGTAAACAATCGGAGACTTTCCATCGATCACGCATTAATGGCCCGTGCCCACGGGTATCTCCCGCGCGACAACGACATCTCCATAAAACATCGGGTTACGTCAAGGCCGATTTGTCAGATTGCGGCCTCTCTGAATTCTCAGGATACCCGGGTCTCGAGTCGACAAGTCTCGCTCGAGTCGCTGCCATGTCTCAAGTAATTTCTACCAACCCTGCAGAGGTCGTTGCTGCCGCGATGGACGACGGCAAGAAGCACCTTCTCTTGGCTGC AAGCGGCTCCGTTGCAACCATCAAACTTGGTCATATCATCAAAGCGCTGGTCAAATATCCAAATCTATCCATCAGAGTCATTTTGACCAACTCGGCGGCAAACTTTCTGAATGGGCAGACTCAAGAGCAGCCCACCATCGAATCCCTTGCTGCGCTCCCTAATGTCGATGGGGTTTACCGCGACCAAGATGAGTTGAGAGAGTCGTGGGTTCGCGGTACAGGGATCTTACATATCAATTTGCGCAAATGGGCACATATCTTGGTCATTGCGCCGCTCAGTGCCAATACATTGGCCAAGATCGTCAATGGAATGTCTGATAATTTGCTCACGGATACGATTCGCGCATGGGATACGACTGGTCAAATTGAAGGTATGGACAAGCGGATCGTGGTATTTCCCGCCATGAATGTCGCCATGTGGGTGCACCCGATCACCACGCAACACATTCGGGTTTTGGAGCAAGATTGGGGCGTCCAATTCGATGCAAATGGACAGAGGATTGGCGGTGGCTGGTTTGAGGTCTTCAGGCCGATTGAT AAAATGCTCGCTTGTGGAGACCTCGGAATCGGAGCCATGCGAGAGTGGACCGAAGTTGTTTCGATTATAGAAGAGCGGCTGGCTCTGGCCACCTGA
- a CDS encoding Eukaryotic translation initiation factor 3 subunit E codes for MADNAPPSAEKLSGTQPTDVTPEHDLLPRLIPYLDRHLVFPLLEFSAGTDEEDKEITRAKYELLKHTNMTDYVANLWKEINDSDEVPDEFVKKREEVLAKLEHYQVESEKITELLQDEEVVGNLRSDKAANLRFLEEQHGVTTEMVNSLYDYGRFQYSCGSYGNAAELLYQFRVLSTDNDKVAAATWGKLASEILTTNWEGAMEEVQKAKDSIETRLFNNPLAQLTNRSWLIHWSLFPFFNHDPARDVLTDLFFSPAYINTIQTSCPWILRYLAAAVITNRSRPHKHHGAYQKQLKDLIRVVRQENYEYTDPITDFIKALYVDFDFEEAQRKLGEAEEVLRSDFFLVSAADAFVEAARHLISESYCKIHQRIDIKDLSTRLGLNQDEGEKWIVNLIRDTRVDAKIDYKEGTVIMNHPPQSVYQQVIERTKGAFFRTQVLSSAVAK; via the exons ATGGCAGACAACGCCCCTCCCTCCGCTGAGAAGCTCAGCGGCACCCAGCCAACCGATGTCACCCCCGAGCATGACCTCTTGCCTCGCCTGATCCCGTATCTCGACCGCCACTTGGTTTTCCCACTGCTCGAATTCAGCGCCGGCACCGATGAGGAGGACAAAGAAATCACTCGCGCCAAGTATGAGCTGCTCAAGCACACCAACATGACCGACTATGTGGCCAACTTGTGGAAGGAGATCAACGATTCCGACGAGGTTCCCGATGAGTTCGTGAAGAAGCGTGAGGAGGTTCTGGCCAAGCTGGAGCACTACCAGGTCGAGAGCGAAAAGATCACCGAGCTTTTGCAAGACGAGGAGGTCGTTGGTAACCTGCGCAGCGACAAGGCCGCTAACCTGCGGTTCCTTGAGGAGCAGCATGGTGTGACCACCGAGATGGTCAACAGCCTTTACGACTACGGTCGGTTCCAGTACAGCTGCGGCAGTTACGGTAATGCCGCCGAGTTGCTCTACCAATTCCGTGTCCTGTCGACCGATAACGACAAGGTCGCCGCGGCTACCTGGGGTAAACTCGCGTCCGAGATTCTCACCACGAACTGGGAGGGCGCGATGGAGGAGGTCCAGAAAGCCAAGGACTCGATCGAGACCCGTCTTTTCAACAACCCTCTGGCCCAGCTCACCAACCGCTCTTGGCTGATTCACTGGTCactcttccccttcttcaacCACGACCCCGCCCGCGATGTTTTGACcgatcttttcttctcccccgccTACATCAACACCATCCAGACCAGCTGCCCCTGGATCCTCCGCTATCTGGCCGCTGCCGTGATCACCAACCGCAGCCGCCCCCACAAGCACCACGGCGCTTACCAGAAGCAACTCAAGGACCTGATCCGTGTTGTTCGCCAAGAGAACTACGAGTACACCGACCCCATCACCGACTTCATCAAGGCTCTGTATGTCGACTTCGATTTCGAGGAGGCGCAGCGCAAGCTCggcgaggccgaggaggttCTGCGCAGCGACTTCTTCCTTGTCTCTGCCGCCGACGCCTTCGTCGAGGCCGCTCGTCACCTCATCTCGGAGAGCTATTGCAAGATTCACCAGCGTATTGATATCAA GGATCTGTCCACTCGTCTGGGTCTGAACCAGGACGAGGGTGAGAAGTGGATCGTTAACCTGATTCGCGACACCCGGGTCGACGCCAAGATTGACTACAAGGAGGGCACCGTCATCATGAACCACCCTCCCCAATCGGTGTACCAGCAGGTCATTGAGAGGACAAAGGGTGCCTTCTTCCGGACACAAGTCTTGAG CTCCGCCGTTGCTAAATGA
- a CDS encoding ATPase get3, with product MSSAVVHSDDLDMEPTLQSILNQKTLRWIFVGGKGGVGKTTTSCSLAIQLAKVRKSVLLISTDPAHNLSDAFGQKFGKEARLVDGYTNLSAMEIDPNGSIQDLLANGDGQGEDPLAGLGMGNMMQDLAFSIPGVDEAMSFAEVLKQVKSLSYETIVFDTAPTGHTLRFLQFPTVLEKALAKLSQLSSQFGPMLNSILGARGGLPGGQNMDELLQKMESLRETISEVNSQFKDPDMTTFVCVCIAEFLSLYETERMIQELTSYGIDTHSIVVNQLLFPKDGSNCDQCNARRKMQKKYLEQIEELYEDFNVVRMPLLTEEVRGKEKLEK from the exons ATGTCTTCCGCAGTCGTCCACAGCGATGATCTCGACATGGAGCCTACCCTCCAGTCGATCCTCAACCAAAAGACTCTTCGCTGGATCTTTGTCGGCGGAAAAGGTGGTGTCGGCAAGACCACCACGTCGTGTTCACTCGCCATTCAGCTGGCCAAAGTCCGCAAATCCGTGCTGCTCATCTCGACAGATCCAGCCCACAACCTGAGTGACGCCTTTGGCCAAAAGTTTGGAAAGGAGGCCCGCCTGGTCGATGGGTACACCAACTTGAGTGCCATGGAGATCGACCCCAACGGCAGTATTCAGGATCTCCTGGCCAATGGAGATGGTCAGGGGGAGGATCCTCTGGCAGGGTTGGGCATGGGCAATATGATGCAAGACTTGGCTTTTAGT ATTCCTGGTGTAGACGAAGCTATGTCCTTTGCCGAAGTCCTGAAGCAGGTGAAATCGCTCTCCTACGAAACCATTGTGTTCGATACCGCCCCGACCGGCCACACGCTGCGCTTCTTGCAGTTCCCCACCGTCCTCGAGAAGGCTCTGGCCAAGCTCTCCCAGCTGTCCTCCCAATTCGGCCCGATGTTGAACTCCATCCTGGGTGCCCGCGGTGGTCTGCCTGGCGGCCAGAACATGGACGAGCTCCTGCAGAAGATGGAGTCACTCCGCGAGACCATCAGTGAAGTCAACTCCCAATTCAAGGACCCAGATATGACCACCTTTGTCTGTGTCTGCATTGCCGAGTTCCTGTCGCTGTACGAGACGGAGCGCATGATTCAGGAACTCACCAGCTACGGCATTGATACCCACTCCATCGTTGTGAACCAGCTGCTGTTCCCCAAGGACGGGAGCAACTGCGACCAATGTAATGCGCGCCGAAAGATGCAGAAGAAGTATCTGGAACAGATCGAAGAGCTGTACGAGGACTTTAATGTGGTGCGCATGCCTCTTCTGACGGAAGAGGTTCGTGGGAAGGAAAAGCTTGAGAAGTGA
- a CDS encoding GTP-binding protein rho2, with translation MAQQQNDNVMRRKLVIIGDGACGKTSLLSVFTLGYFPTVPTVFENYVTDCRVDGRSVQLALWDTAGQEDYERLRPLAYSKAHVLLIGFAVDSPDSLENVKHKWIEEANERCPGVPIILVGLKKDLREDPLAIEEMRKKSLKFVTSKEGTETGAQVGARKYLECSSLTGEGVDDVFEAATRAALLSFDKRKSSCCIVL, from the exons ATGGCCCAACAACAAAATGACAATGTGATGAGGAG GAAACTCGTGATCATTGGCGACGGTGCCTGTGGAAAGACCAGTCTTTTGAGCGTGTTCACACTAGGTTACTTTCCCACG GTGCCTACGGTGTTTGAGAATTACGTGACCGACTGCCGCGTTGATGGCCGATCGGTGCAGTTGGCCCTTTGGGATACGGCAGGTCAAGAAGATTATGAGCGCTTGCGACCGCTTGCATATTCCAAAGCACACGTGCTCTTGATCGGATTCGCGGTCGATTCGCCAGATTCGTTGGAGAACGTGAAGCACAAG TGGATCGAAGAGGCCAACGAACGGTGCCCCGGTGTACCCATCATTCTCGTCGGCCTCAAGAAAGATCTCCGCGAAGATCCGTTAGCCATCGAAGAAATGCGCAAAAAGTCTCTCAAGTTTGTGACATCCAAAGAGGGTACCGAGACGGGGGCGCAAGTCGGTGCGCGCAAATACCTCGAGTGTTCCTCCTTGACGGGCGAGGGTGTGGACGATGTCTTCGAGGCGGCGACTCGAGCGGCACTGCTCTCGTTCGACAAGCGTAAAAGCTCCTGCTGTATTGTTCTATAA
- a CDS encoding Stress response protein nst1 has product MAAHTSTNPATSNSNGDARGPSSTSTVGNMPVPIASANVNRKKQKRRQKQAARLAAGSPEAHTADQASDRLDDHHSHEESAEHAEHEHPANLNGDGHDSHEGHGESGTQYDPNGPSPANDLADHLDHPDHKPKKKRNKKSRSGSHAHQDGSSTPLSTPSATYSHSHQHLHSHPHSLPYSHRFPARSSKESSIWNQSSLEERENIRTFWFELGEEERRQLVKVEKDAVLKKMKEQQKHSCSCTVCGRKRTAIEEELEVLYDAYYEELEQYANNNQGSFDEGAPIIPPPRLYQPPLRSPGQHTRTHGQYHPSRGRVQELPDDEEEDFEDDYDDEDEEDEEEDDELYSDEEYEDDEARAARADFFAFGNSLTVKDGILTVADDLLKNDGKHFIDMMEQLAERRMQREEDTQYNIAAAHQSFHAGHNHGPLDDEEYDDEEDEDYDSQEEEEFDEDEMDAMTEEQRMQEGRRMFQIFAARMFEQRVMTAYREKVAEQRQKQLIEELLEEENRNEQRNAKKAREAQKKKDKKRLQKQAKEEEKARREAERAAEEAAAKAAHEKKLEEQRIKREEQRKKREAERKAQEDERARKEAEKQRRAREERERQAEAERKQREQKEEKKRRDEAKRKEKEEREKKAKEEQERKSREQQANRDREVASRAEHAAKPYMQTKPLSHVGSIPLPSAFQAQAIPNSFQSPRYSAATPIAPSSSTPGRPRQPSQQGSHSSSPHSQTTSSEFPFQPSISPRSLAQSQSGVPGLGRPVQQQQQQHQPHLHHPQPSAPLSPLGRSNPPGFTGLGGLPGNPPGLPGMGGRPLHATEMPLYSPSTAAMSPLRGFGASGSIPPPPGINGIRSIPSGRGLPLTENSHGMPFVGHHGLTGPFAMQQPGLPKTHSRQLSASFERSPLETGTQPFPISRPSALKRPPSVAHDHHGHGHPQPRRDIDDLSTQLGSSALLDDTDLPFSSNLSQSLPGAPAPGPFASPARASFQGSLFADPLGAKHVPFAGGSSWAAPAPFGGPAFPAASTWGATTGTGWSHNAFASSGHHRPHTSRPVTVRLLAIQACKYLNTLSPRMGSDGYHDVNLVLDQAEQLRSPSEPAISLDEMLEICDTEGNSHNGGGSFFIKKGEKGQLVKFEPDTNSAVGGHRGSIVPGDIGSPVPAHSHPAVFGGFGTHAPPVLRQYSSPAAGLFGGSS; this is encoded by the exons ATGGCGGCCCACACGTCGACGAATCCAGCAACATCCAACTCAAACGGCGATGCGCGGGGACCGTCGAGCACTTCGACCGTGGGAAACATGCCCGTACCGATTGCAAGCGCAAATGTGAATCGCAAGAAACAGAAACGGCGGCAGAAACAGGCTGCTCGCCTCGCAGCAGGGTCGCCCGAAGCTCACACCGCAGACCAGGCATCGGACCGGCTGGATGACCATCACTCCCATGAAGAGAGCGCCGAGCACGCCGAGCACGAGCATCCCGCAAACCTCAACGGTGACGGCCACGACAGTCACGAGGGACATGGCGAATCAGGGACCCAATATGATCCTAACGGACCTTCACCGGCGAATGATCTAGCCGACCATCTAGACCACCCCGACCAcaagccaaagaagaaaaggaacaAAAAGAGCCGATCTGGATCTCATGCTCACCAGGATGGTAGCTCTACACCTCTCTCCACCCCTTCCGCAACCTATTCCCATTCACACCAGCATCTGCATTCACATCCGCACTCGTTACCCTACAGCCATCGCTTCCCGGCCAGGTCGAGCAAAGAAAGCAGCATCTGGAACCAGTCGTCCCTGGAAGAGCGGGAGAACATTCGCACTTTCTGGTTCGAACTGGGTGAGGAAGAGCGTCGCCAACTCGTCAAGGTGGAAAAAGATGCTGtcctgaagaagatgaaggaacAACAGAAGCATTCTTGCAGCTGCACCGTCTGTGGCCGAAAGCGCACCGCaatcgaggaagagctggaggtgTTGTACGACGCTTACTACGAGGAGTTGGAACAATACGCCAATAACAATCAAGGCTCCTTCGACGAGGGTGCTCCCATAATCCCTCCGCCCCGACTTTATCAACCGCCCCTTCGATCGCCCGGTCAACATACCCGCACACATGGTCAATACCACCCGTCACGCGGCCGTGTCCAAGAACTGcctgatgatgaggaagaggacttTGAAGACGACTAtgacgacgaagacgaggaggacgaagaagaagatgacgagctgtacagcgacgaggagtatgaggacgatgaagcGCGTGCCGCTCGCGCCGATTTCTTCGCCTTTGGAAACAGCTTAACAGTCAAAG ACGGTATTCTGACGGTGGCTGATGATCTACTCAAAAATGATGGAAAACATTTCATCGATATGATGGAACAATTGGCCGAACGTCGAAtgcaaagagaagaagacacgCAGTACAATATTGCCGCTGCTCATCAATCCTTCCATGCTGGTCACAATCACGGTCCGCTTGACGACGAAGAGtatgatgacgaggaggatgaggattaTGACAGtcaagaagaggaggaatttgatgaagatgagatg GATGCAATGACCGAAGAACAGCGAATGCAGGAAGGGCGGCGAATGTTCCAGATCTTTGCGGCACGAATGTTTGAGCAGCGAGTGATGACGGCATATCGAGAAAAGGTTGCGGAGCAACGGCAGAAACAGCTGATAGAGGAActcttggaggaggaaaaccGGAACGAGCAACGGAATGCGAAGAAGGCGCGTGAagcgcagaagaagaaggacaagaagcgGCTGCAGAAACAAgccaaggaggaagaaaaagcccGCCGCGAGGCAGAAAGGGCAGCCGAGGAGGCTGCTGCGAAGGCTGCCcacgagaagaagctggaggagcaGCGCATCAAGCGCGAGGAGCAGCGCAAGAAACGGGAGGCTGAACGCAAAGCGCAAGAGGATGAGCGTGCTCGAAAGGAGGCTGAGAAGCAACGTCGAGCCAGAGAGGAGCGCGAGCGACAGGCCGAAGCAGAGCGCAAGCAGCGCGAgcaaaaagaggagaaaaagagacgtGATGAAGCGAAGCgcaaagaaaaggaggagcgagagaaaaaggccaaggaagAGCAAGAGCGCAAGTCGCGGGAGCAGCAAGCGAACAGAGATCGTGAGGTCGCTTCGCGGGCAGAGCACGCGGCGAAGCCCTATATGCAAACGAAGCCCCTTTCGCATGTGGGATCTATTCCTTTGCCGTCCGCGTTCCAGGCGCAGGCAATTCCGAACTCGTTCCAATCACCACGTTACTCAGCGGCTACTCCTATCGCACCCAGTTCTTCAACGCCAGGCAGGCCTCGTCAACCATCCCAGCAAGGCTcacattcttcatctcctcattCACAGACGACAAGCTCCGAATTCCCCTTCCAACCATCAATCTCTCCACGGTCTCTGGCGCAGTCACAGTCAGGTGTGCCAGGCCTCGGTCGCCCtgtgcagcagcagcagcagcaacaccAACCTCACTTGCACCATCCCCAACCATCCGCTCCCTTATCGCCTCTCGGTCGCAGCAATCCTCCCGGGTTTACCGGCCTCGGCGGCCTGCCTGGAAACCCCCCTGGCCTTCCCGGAATGGGAGGTCGGCCTCTGCACGCAACAGAGATGCCGTTGTATTCCCCGAGTACGGCAGCTATGAGTCCCCTTCGGGGATTTGGGGCTTCAGGAAgtattcctcctcctcccgggATCAATGGAATTCGCTCCATTCCCTCCGGCCGAGGACTCCCGCTTACTGAAAATAGCCATGGAATGCCCTTTGTGGGCCATCATGGCTTGACTGGACCGTTCGCGATGCAGCAACCCGGACTGCCAAAGACTCACTCCAGACAGCTGTCTGCCTCTTTTGAGCGATCTCCGCTGGAAACTGGCACCCAGCCCTTCCCCATCTCTCGGCCAAGCGCCCTGAAGCGCCCCCCCAGCGTTGCTCATGaccatcatggtcatggtcatccGCAACCCCGTCGCGACATTGACGATCTAAGTACGCAGCTGGGCAGCAGCGCCTTACTCGATGACACAGATCTCCCGTTCTCCTCGAACTTATCACAGTCGTTGCCTGGCGCCCCTGCTCCCGGCCCTTTCGCGTCACCCGCGAGAGCGAGTTTCCAAGGGTCGTTGTTCGCGGATCCTCTCG GAGCTAAGCATGTTCCCTTTGCCGGAGGTTCGAGCTGGGCCGCTCCGGCGCCCTTTGGAGGACCAGCTTTCCCCGCCGCCTCCACCTGGGGAGCCACAACCG GAACTGGTTGGTCGCATAACGCATTCGCCTCCAgtggtcatcatcgaccacACACCTCTCGACCTGTCACTGTCCGTCTCTTAGCAATTCAGGCGTGCAAGTACTTGAACACTTTGAGCCCTCGGATGGGGTCTGATGGGTACCACGATGTGAATCTCGTCCTCGACCAAGCTGAACAACTACGATCGCCTAGCGAGCCCGCCATCTCTCTCGACGAAATGCTGGAGATTTGTGACACCGAAGGCAATTCGCACAATGGTGGCGGCTCTTTCTTTATCaagaagggggagaaagggcaACTCGTCAAATTCGAGCCCGACACGAACAGCGCGGTCGGTGGACATCGAGGCAGCATCGTCCCCGGTGACATCGGTAGCCCGGTCCCTGCGCACAGTCATCCTGCTGTCTTTGGCGGGTTTGGCACACATGCGCCACCAGTCCTACGACAATACTCTTCACCCGCCGCCGGACTATTTGGCGGATCCTCTTAA